The Camelina sativa cultivar DH55 chromosome 14, Cs, whole genome shotgun sequence genome includes a window with the following:
- the LOC104739951 gene encoding high affinity nitrate transporter 2.5: MEVEGKGGEAGTTTTATRRFALPVDAENKSTTFRLFSVAKPHMRAFHLSWFQFFCCFVSTFAAPPLLPIIRENLNLTATDIGNAGIASVSGSVFARIVMGTACDLFGPRLASAALTLSTAPAVYFTAGIKSPIGFIMVRFFAGFSLATFVSTQFWMSSMFSGPVVGSANGIAAGWGNLGGGATQLIMPIVFSLIRRMGATKFTAWRIAFFIPGLFQTLSAFAVLLFGQDLPDGDYWAMHKSGEREKDDVGKVISNGISNYRGWITALAYGYCFGVELTIDNIIAEYFFDRFHLNLQTAGIIAASFGLANFFARPGGGIFSDLMARRFGMRGRLWAWWIVQTLGGVLCAFLGQIHSLTWSIVVMLIFSVFVQAACGLTFGVVPFISRRSLGVISGMTGAGGNVGAVLTQLIFFKGSTYSRETGITLMGIMSIACSLPICFIYFPQWGGMFCGPSSKKVTEEDYYLAEWSSKEKAKNLHLASQKFAETSVSERGRASTHPQT, translated from the exons ATGGAGGTCGAAGGCAAAGGAGGAGAAGCTGGAACCACCACCACTGCAACTCGGAGGTTTGCACTTCCGGTGGACGCCGAGAACAAATCAACAACTTTCCGGCTCTTCTCAGTGGCTAAACCTCACATGAGAGCTTTCCATCTCTCATGGTTTCAGTTCTTCTGCTGCTTCGTCTCCACTTTCGCAGCTCCACCTCTCCTCCCTATCATCCGTGAAAACCTTAACCTCACCGCAACCGACATCGGTAACGCCGGGATAGCCTCTGTCTCCGGCTCTGTTTTCGCACGTATCGTCATGGGCACGGCTTGTGACCTATTCGGTCCACGTCTCGCCTCCGCCGCTTTGACACTCTCCACCGCTCCCGCCGTCTATTTCACCGCCGGGATAAAGTCTCCGATCGGGTTTATCATGGTGAGGTTCTTTGCCGGATTCTCTTTGGCCACTTTCGTCTCGACACAGTTCTGGATGAGCTCTATGTTCTCTGGACCCGTCGTGGGATCGGCTAACGGAATCGCCGCCGGGTGGGGAAACCTCGGAGGTGGAGCGACGCAGCTGATCATGCCTATCGTGTTCTCGTTGATTCGGAGAATGGGAGCCACCAAGTTCACGGCGTGGAGGATCGCTTTCTTCATCCCTGGTCTGTTTCAGACTCTCTCTGCTTTCGCCGTTCTCTTGTTCGGTCAG gatCTTCCTGATGGAGATTACTGGGCGATGCACAAATCTGGAGAGAGGGAGAAAGATGATGTGGGGAAAGTGATCAGTAATGGCATCAGCAACTATAGGGGATGGATAACAGCATTAGCATATGGCTATTGTTTTGGTGTGGAGCTTACGATTGACAACATCATCGCAGAATATTTCTTCGATAGGTTCCATTTAAATCTCCAGACAGCTGGGATTATAGCAGCAAGTTTTGGGCTGGCCAACTTTTTCGCTAGACCTGGAGGAGGAATTTTCTCTGACCTAATGGCGAGACGGTTCGGGATGAGAGGAAGGTTGTGGGCTTGGTGGATTGTGCAAACACTAGGAGGTGTGCTGTGCGCATTTCTTGGCCAAATTCATTCATTGACATGGTCTATAGTTGTTATGCTCATCTTCTCTGTATTCGTCCAAGCCGCTTGTGGACTTACCTTTGGAGTTGTTCCATTTATTTCCCGAAG ATCTCTTGGGGTGATATCGGGAATGACTGGTGCGGGAGGCAATGTAGGCGCGGTCTTAACTCAGTTGATATTTTTCAAAGGATCAACATACTCGAGAGAAACGGGTATAACTCTAATGGGGATAATGTCAATTGCGTGTTCGTTACCAATATGCTTTATTTACTTTCCACAATGGGGAGGTATGTTTTGTGGACCTTCTTCCAAAAAAGTGACTGAAGAAGACTACTACCTCGCTGAATGGAGCTCTAAAGAGAAGGCTAAAAATTTACATCTCGCAAGCCAGAAATTCGCGGAAACCAGCGTTAGCGAAAGAGGTCGGGCCTCAACTCATCCCCAAACTTGA